One genomic region from Quercus robur chromosome 4, dhQueRobu3.1, whole genome shotgun sequence encodes:
- the LOC126723998 gene encoding cytochrome P450 705A22-like isoform X2: MVTTISDIQCYSFLFFVSLITTFLIRSILSKPTKVTTNSHLLPSPPALPIIGHLHLLGPSLYKSLHNLSTKYGPLLYLRFGASHCLLVSSASVASEIFKSQDLAFASRPRFAFSDKLLYGTSGFVTAPYGDYWRFMKKLCVTEVLGTKQLERSLFVRREEKERLLKRMLESARKKDDVDVGVEVMKFTNTVTCRMAMSTSCLEREGEAEKIRDLVMESFKLAAKMCFGDVLGPFKKLGFWVFGKQALDLTRRYDELLERVLKDHEVRRSKNGGEREDKDLMDILLDVCHDEKAEVKITRTHIKAFFVDLFIAGTGTSAESMQWAIAELINHPSVFKKVREEIESIVGKTRLVEESDIPNLPYLQAVVKETLRLYPPGPVTTRECRQNCKINGYDIPEKIAVAINLYAIMRDPDSWDDPNEFRPERFLVSLNEQEKLDQCQVEGKGQTFNFVPFGAGRRGCPGTALAFSMIHTAVAALVQCFDLKVSGEEYGTKVDMQPGPGMSLSMARRLIVRPIVHFNPFTASI, translated from the exons ATGGTTACCACCATTAGTGATATCCAATGCTACTCCTTCCTCTTCTTTGTATCTCTCATCACAACCTTCCTAATCCGATCCATTCTCAGCAAACCCACCAAGGTAACCACGAATTCCCACCTTCTTCCTAGCCCACCAGCCCTCCCAATCATTGGTCATCTCCACCTTCTTGGTCCATCCTTATACAAATCCCTCCACAACCTGTCTACCAAATATGGCCCTCTTCTCTATCTCCGCTTTGGTGCATCACACTGCCTACTTGTTTCTTCAGCCTCTGTTGCTTCTGAAATATTCAAATCCCAAGACCTTGCCTTTGCTTCTAGGCCAAGATTTGCCTTTTCTGACAAGTTACTCTATGGAACTTCAGGGTTTGTCACTGCTCCATATGGTGATTACTGGAGGTTCATGAAGAAACTTTGTGTGACTGAAGTTCTTGGCACAAAACAGCTTGAGCGTTCCCTCTTTGTTCGgcgagaagaaaaagagaggttGTTGAAGAGAATGTTGGAGAGTGCAAGGAAGAAAGATGATGTTGATGTGGGTGTTGAAGTGATGAAGTTCACAAACACTGTGACTTGCAGGATGGCCATGAGTACTAGTTGTTTGGAGCGAGAAGGAGAGGCAGAAAAGATTAGAGATCTAGTGATGGAGTCCTTTAAGCTGGCTGCAAAGATGTGCTTTGGGGATGTGTTAGGGCCTTTCAAGAAATTGGGGTTTTGGGTGTTTGGGAAACAGGCTTTGGATTTGACTAGGAGGTACGATGAGTTATTGGAGAGGGTGTTGAAGGATCACGAAGTGAGAAGGAGCAAAAATGGGGGCGAGAGAGAAGATAAGGATTTGATGGATATACTCTTGGACGTTTGTCATGATGAGAAGGCCGAGGTTAAGATTACAAGAACCCATATCAAGGCCTTCTTTGTG GATCTCTTCATTGCAGGCACTGGCACCTCAGCAGAGTCAATGCAGTGGGCAATAGCTGAGCTCATTAATCATCCTAGTGTCTTCAAAAAGGTTAGAGAGGAAATAGAATCAATTGTGGGAAAGACTAGACTAGTTGAAGAGTCAGATATCCCAAATCTCCCTTACTTGCAAGCAGTTGTAAAGGAAACACTAAGACTATACCCACCAGGCCCTGTCACAACAAGAGAATGCCGCCAAAATTGCAAAATCAATGGCTATGATATACCAGAAAAAATTGCAGTGGCAATCAATCTTTATGCCATTATGAGGGATCCAGACTCCTGGGATGATCCTAATGAGTTCCGCCCGGAAAGGTTTTTGGTTTCACTCAATGAGCAAGAGAAATTAGACCAATGTCAAGTTGAAGGAAAGGGACAAACCTTCAATTTTGTACCATTTGGGGCaggaaggagagggtgtccagGAACAGCATTGGCATTTAGTATGATACATACCGCAGTCGCAGCATTGGTTCAATGCTTTGATTTGAAGGTTAGTGGAGAAGAATATGGAACCAAGGTTGATATGCAACCTGGACCAGGCATGTCATTGAGCATGGCTCGCCGACTTATAGTTCGTCCTATCGTTCACTTCAATCCATTTACCGCTTCTATATAA
- the LOC126723998 gene encoding cytochrome P450 705A22-like isoform X1, which produces MVTTISDIQCYSFLFFVSLITTFLIRSILSKPTKVTTNSHLLPSPPALPIIGHLHLLGPSLYKSLHNLSTKYGPLLYLRFGASHCLLVSSASVASEIFKSQDLAFASRPRFAFSDKLLYGTSGFVTAPYGDYWRFMKKLCVTEVLGTKQLERSLFVRREEKERLLKRMLESARKKDDVDVGVEVMKFTNTVTCRMAMSTSCLEREGEAEKIRDLVMESFKLAAKMCFGDVLGPFKKLGFWVFGKQALDLTRRYDELLERVLKDHEVRRSKNGGEREDKDLMDILLDVCHDEKAEVKITRTHIKAFFVDLFIAGTGTSAESMQWAIAELINHPSVFKKVREEIESIVGKTRLVEESDIPNLPYLQAVVKETLRLYPPGPVTTRECRQNCKINGYDIPEKIAVAINLYAIMRDPDSWDDPNEFRPERFLVSLNEQEKLDQCQVEGKGQSFKFVPFGAGRRGCPGTTLAFSMMNTAVAALVQSFDWKVSGEGDGTKVDMQSGPGMSLHMSYPLIVRPIVHFNPFAASMQSYMHQELPMLCMNVQ; this is translated from the exons ATGGTTACCACCATTAGTGATATCCAATGCTACTCCTTCCTCTTCTTTGTATCTCTCATCACAACCTTCCTAATCCGATCCATTCTCAGCAAACCCACCAAGGTAACCACGAATTCCCACCTTCTTCCTAGCCCACCAGCCCTCCCAATCATTGGTCATCTCCACCTTCTTGGTCCATCCTTATACAAATCCCTCCACAACCTGTCTACCAAATATGGCCCTCTTCTCTATCTCCGCTTTGGTGCATCACACTGCCTACTTGTTTCTTCAGCCTCTGTTGCTTCTGAAATATTCAAATCCCAAGACCTTGCCTTTGCTTCTAGGCCAAGATTTGCCTTTTCTGACAAGTTACTCTATGGAACTTCAGGGTTTGTCACTGCTCCATATGGTGATTACTGGAGGTTCATGAAGAAACTTTGTGTGACTGAAGTTCTTGGCACAAAACAGCTTGAGCGTTCCCTCTTTGTTCGgcgagaagaaaaagagaggttGTTGAAGAGAATGTTGGAGAGTGCAAGGAAGAAAGATGATGTTGATGTGGGTGTTGAAGTGATGAAGTTCACAAACACTGTGACTTGCAGGATGGCCATGAGTACTAGTTGTTTGGAGCGAGAAGGAGAGGCAGAAAAGATTAGAGATCTAGTGATGGAGTCCTTTAAGCTGGCTGCAAAGATGTGCTTTGGGGATGTGTTAGGGCCTTTCAAGAAATTGGGGTTTTGGGTGTTTGGGAAACAGGCTTTGGATTTGACTAGGAGGTACGATGAGTTATTGGAGAGGGTGTTGAAGGATCACGAAGTGAGAAGGAGCAAAAATGGGGGCGAGAGAGAAGATAAGGATTTGATGGATATACTCTTGGACGTTTGTCATGATGAGAAGGCCGAGGTTAAGATTACAAGAACCCATATCAAGGCCTTCTTTGTG GATCTCTTCATTGCAGGCACTGGCACCTCAGCAGAGTCAATGCAGTGGGCAATAGCTGAGCTCATTAATCATCCTAGTGTCTTCAAAAAGGTTAGAGAGGAAATAGAATCAATTGTGGGAAAGACTAGACTAGTTGAAGAGTCAGATATCCCAAATCTCCCTTACTTGCAAGCAGTTGTAAAGGAAACACTAAGACTATACCCACCAGGCCCTGTCACAACAAGAGAATGCCGCCAAAATTGCAAAATCAATGGCTATGATATACCAGAAAAAATTGCAGTGGCAATCAATCTTTATGCCATTATGAGGGATCCAGACTCCTGGGATGATCCTAATGAGTTCCGCCCGGAAAG GTTTTTGGTTTCACTCAATGAGCAAGAGAAATTAGACCAATGTCAAGTTGAAGGAAAGGGACAAAGCTTCAAGTTTGTACCATTTGGGGCaggaaggagagggtgtccagGAACAACATTGGCGTTCAGTATGATGAATACTGCGGTGGCAGCTTTGGTTCAATCCTTTGATTGGAAGGTTAGTGGAGAAGGCGATGGAACTAAGGTTGATATGCAATCTGGACCAGGCATGTCATTGCACATGTCTTACCCACTAATAGTTCGTCCTATTGTTCACTTCAATCCATTTGCTGCTTCAATGCAATCATATATGCATCAAGAATTGCCTATGTTATGCATGAATGTACAATAA
- the LOC126723998 gene encoding cytochrome P450 705A22-like isoform X4, whose amino-acid sequence MVTTISDIQCYSFLFFVSLITTFLIRSILSKPTKVTTNSHLLPSPPALPIIGHLHLLGPSLYKSLHNLSTKYGPLLYLRFGASHCLLVSSASVASEIFKSQDLAFASRPRFAFSDKLLYGTSGFVTAPYGDYWRFMKKLCVTEVLGTKQLERSLFVRREEKERLLKRMLESARKKDDVDVGVEVMKFTNTVTCRMAMSTSCLEREGEAEKIRDLVMESFKLAAKMCFGDVLGPFKKLGFWVFGKQALDLTRRYDELLERVLKDHEVRRSKNGGEREDKDLMDILLDVCHDEKAEVKITRTHIKAFFVDLFIAGTGTSAESMQWAIAELINHPSVFKKVREEIESIVGKTRLVEESDIPNLPYLQAVVKETLRLYPPGPVTTRECRQNCKINGYDIPEKIAVAINLYAIMRDPDSWDDPNEFRPERFLVSLNEQEKLDQFEGKGQSFKFVPFGAGRRGCPGTTLAFSMMNTAVAALVQSFDWKVSGEGDGTKVDMQSGPGMSLHMSYPLIVRPIVHFNPFAASMQSYMHQELPMLCMNVQ is encoded by the exons ATGGTTACCACCATTAGTGATATCCAATGCTACTCCTTCCTCTTCTTTGTATCTCTCATCACAACCTTCCTAATCCGATCCATTCTCAGCAAACCCACCAAGGTAACCACGAATTCCCACCTTCTTCCTAGCCCACCAGCCCTCCCAATCATTGGTCATCTCCACCTTCTTGGTCCATCCTTATACAAATCCCTCCACAACCTGTCTACCAAATATGGCCCTCTTCTCTATCTCCGCTTTGGTGCATCACACTGCCTACTTGTTTCTTCAGCCTCTGTTGCTTCTGAAATATTCAAATCCCAAGACCTTGCCTTTGCTTCTAGGCCAAGATTTGCCTTTTCTGACAAGTTACTCTATGGAACTTCAGGGTTTGTCACTGCTCCATATGGTGATTACTGGAGGTTCATGAAGAAACTTTGTGTGACTGAAGTTCTTGGCACAAAACAGCTTGAGCGTTCCCTCTTTGTTCGgcgagaagaaaaagagaggttGTTGAAGAGAATGTTGGAGAGTGCAAGGAAGAAAGATGATGTTGATGTGGGTGTTGAAGTGATGAAGTTCACAAACACTGTGACTTGCAGGATGGCCATGAGTACTAGTTGTTTGGAGCGAGAAGGAGAGGCAGAAAAGATTAGAGATCTAGTGATGGAGTCCTTTAAGCTGGCTGCAAAGATGTGCTTTGGGGATGTGTTAGGGCCTTTCAAGAAATTGGGGTTTTGGGTGTTTGGGAAACAGGCTTTGGATTTGACTAGGAGGTACGATGAGTTATTGGAGAGGGTGTTGAAGGATCACGAAGTGAGAAGGAGCAAAAATGGGGGCGAGAGAGAAGATAAGGATTTGATGGATATACTCTTGGACGTTTGTCATGATGAGAAGGCCGAGGTTAAGATTACAAGAACCCATATCAAGGCCTTCTTTGTG GATCTCTTCATTGCAGGCACTGGCACCTCAGCAGAGTCAATGCAGTGGGCAATAGCTGAGCTCATTAATCATCCTAGTGTCTTCAAAAAGGTTAGAGAGGAAATAGAATCAATTGTGGGAAAGACTAGACTAGTTGAAGAGTCAGATATCCCAAATCTCCCTTACTTGCAAGCAGTTGTAAAGGAAACACTAAGACTATACCCACCAGGCCCTGTCACAACAAGAGAATGCCGCCAAAATTGCAAAATCAATGGCTATGATATACCAGAAAAAATTGCAGTGGCAATCAATCTTTATGCCATTATGAGGGATCCAGACTCCTGGGATGATCCTAATGAGTTCCGCCCGGAAAGGTTTTTGGTTTCACTCAATGAGCAAGAGAAATTAGACCAAT TTGAAGGAAAGGGACAAAGCTTCAAGTTTGTACCATTTGGGGCaggaaggagagggtgtccagGAACAACATTGGCGTTCAGTATGATGAATACTGCGGTGGCAGCTTTGGTTCAATCCTTTGATTGGAAGGTTAGTGGAGAAGGCGATGGAACTAAGGTTGATATGCAATCTGGACCAGGCATGTCATTGCACATGTCTTACCCACTAATAGTTCGTCCTATTGTTCACTTCAATCCATTTGCTGCTTCAATGCAATCATATATGCATCAAGAATTGCCTATGTTATGCATGAATGTACAATAA
- the LOC126723998 gene encoding cytochrome P450 705A22-like isoform X3 — translation MVTTISDIQCYSFLFFVSLITTFLIRSILSKPTKVTTNSHLLPSPPALPIIGHLHLLGPSLYKSLHNLSTKYGPLLYLRFGASHCLLVSSASVASEIFKSQDLAFASRPRFAFSDKLLYGTSGFVTAPYGDYWRFMKKLCVTEVLGTKQLERSLFVRREEKERLLKRMLESARKKDDVDVGVEVMKFTNTVTCRMAMSTSCLEREGEAEKIRDLVMESFKLAAKMCFGDVLGPFKKLGFWVFGKQALDLTRRYDELLERVLKDHEVRRSKNGGEREDKDLMDILLDVCHDEKAEVKITRTHIKAFFVDLFIAGTGTSAESMQWAIAELINHPSVFKKVREEIESIVGKTRLVEESDIPNLPYLQAVVKETLRLYPPGPVTTRECRQNCKINGYDIPEKIAVAINLYAIMRDPDSWDDPNEFRPERFLVSLNEQEKLDQCQVEGKGQTFNFFVPFGAGRRGCPGTTLAFSMMNTAVAALVQSFDWKVSGEGDGTKVDMQSGPGMSLHMSYPLIVRPIVHFNPFAASMQSYMHQELPMLCMNVQ, via the exons ATGGTTACCACCATTAGTGATATCCAATGCTACTCCTTCCTCTTCTTTGTATCTCTCATCACAACCTTCCTAATCCGATCCATTCTCAGCAAACCCACCAAGGTAACCACGAATTCCCACCTTCTTCCTAGCCCACCAGCCCTCCCAATCATTGGTCATCTCCACCTTCTTGGTCCATCCTTATACAAATCCCTCCACAACCTGTCTACCAAATATGGCCCTCTTCTCTATCTCCGCTTTGGTGCATCACACTGCCTACTTGTTTCTTCAGCCTCTGTTGCTTCTGAAATATTCAAATCCCAAGACCTTGCCTTTGCTTCTAGGCCAAGATTTGCCTTTTCTGACAAGTTACTCTATGGAACTTCAGGGTTTGTCACTGCTCCATATGGTGATTACTGGAGGTTCATGAAGAAACTTTGTGTGACTGAAGTTCTTGGCACAAAACAGCTTGAGCGTTCCCTCTTTGTTCGgcgagaagaaaaagagaggttGTTGAAGAGAATGTTGGAGAGTGCAAGGAAGAAAGATGATGTTGATGTGGGTGTTGAAGTGATGAAGTTCACAAACACTGTGACTTGCAGGATGGCCATGAGTACTAGTTGTTTGGAGCGAGAAGGAGAGGCAGAAAAGATTAGAGATCTAGTGATGGAGTCCTTTAAGCTGGCTGCAAAGATGTGCTTTGGGGATGTGTTAGGGCCTTTCAAGAAATTGGGGTTTTGGGTGTTTGGGAAACAGGCTTTGGATTTGACTAGGAGGTACGATGAGTTATTGGAGAGGGTGTTGAAGGATCACGAAGTGAGAAGGAGCAAAAATGGGGGCGAGAGAGAAGATAAGGATTTGATGGATATACTCTTGGACGTTTGTCATGATGAGAAGGCCGAGGTTAAGATTACAAGAACCCATATCAAGGCCTTCTTTGTG GATCTCTTCATTGCAGGCACTGGCACCTCAGCAGAGTCAATGCAGTGGGCAATAGCTGAGCTCATTAATCATCCTAGTGTCTTCAAAAAGGTTAGAGAGGAAATAGAATCAATTGTGGGAAAGACTAGACTAGTTGAAGAGTCAGATATCCCAAATCTCCCTTACTTGCAAGCAGTTGTAAAGGAAACACTAAGACTATACCCACCAGGCCCTGTCACAACAAGAGAATGCCGCCAAAATTGCAAAATCAATGGCTATGATATACCAGAAAAAATTGCAGTGGCAATCAATCTTTATGCCATTATGAGGGATCCAGACTCCTGGGATGATCCTAATGAGTTCCGCCCGGAAAGGTTTTTGGTTTCACTCAATGAGCAAGAGAAATTAGACCAATGTCAAGTTGAAGGAAAGGGACAAACCTTCAATTTT TTTGTACCATTTGGGGCaggaaggagagggtgtccagGAACAACATTGGCGTTCAGTATGATGAATACTGCGGTGGCAGCTTTGGTTCAATCCTTTGATTGGAAGGTTAGTGGAGAAGGCGATGGAACTAAGGTTGATATGCAATCTGGACCAGGCATGTCATTGCACATGTCTTACCCACTAATAGTTCGTCCTATTGTTCACTTCAATCCATTTGCTGCTTCAATGCAATCATATATGCATCAAGAATTGCCTATGTTATGCATGAATGTACAATAA